CGCCGGCCACCTCGCGATGCTGGAGAAGCCGACCGAGGTGAACGCGGTCATCACCTCGTTCGTGCACTCGCTCGAGGGGTAAGCCCTCCGCCGGACGCCCGCCCCAGACTGTGGTCAGGCTCCTCAGAATAAATCTAATTGTGTCTTTATTGCTTCTACTACCATATTCATTTCATCATCAGAAACGGAACCAATGCGCTTTGATAAACGTTGTTTACTGACGGTAGCCAACTGATCGGCCATCGCCTTCCCTTTTTTACCGGTAACTGTCACATATGCTTCACTGGGGAATAAACGATCTGTATTACTTGTAATTGGGATGACCTGAACACGATTGAGGAATTTATTTGCGGCGTTGTTGCTAACTATAATTGCTGGTCGTTTCTTCCGAATTTCCCCTCCAATAGAAGGTTCGAAATTAACCCACCAGA
This genomic stretch from Deltaproteobacteria bacterium harbors:
- a CDS encoding type II toxin-antitoxin system PemK/MazF family toxin, producing the protein MNRGDVWWVNFEPSIGGEIRKKRPAIIVSNNAANKFLNRVQVIPITSNTDRLFPSEAYVTVTGKKGKAMADQLATVSKQRLSKRIGSVSDDEMNMVVEAIKTQLDLF